The following coding sequences are from one Carcharodon carcharias isolate sCarCar2 chromosome 11, sCarCar2.pri, whole genome shotgun sequence window:
- the msantd4 gene encoding myb/SANT-like DNA-binding domain-containing protein 4 — protein MKQFKRKRKSNFTMKETETLLKEVEDRRDIIYTQHHDAITNELKWMAWKEIAEKVSAASGGEQRTAYEVKKKYTDLKCYLKKRGECLDRMEAIMTGCSPTSLHGFNHNAVNGETSCKFEDSLLIDEPNRPLCVVKVEDGDDHEEEEEEEQGLQNKEIRNVAEEPGVLASPLPTIRTLEEVDNFSEAEGCSSSSDQPTMENCNSHALFFIEKQRLELEKQRVALESERLQVEKERLQIEKEKLRYLDIENERLQLEKERLQLEKERLHIKREKLKLLTLQAQKLPQEKECNLLAEKTNLKLVDIEAEKLKLERERLQLKKERLQFLNIESEKLQIEKERLKLEREHLHLQKDCQKQ, from the exons ATGAAACAGTTCAAGAGGAAGAGGAAAAGCAATTTTACAATGAAAGAAACCGAAACCTTGTTGAAGGAAGTGGAGGACAGAAGAGATATAATTTATACCCAACATCATGATGCAATAACCAATGAGTTAAAATGGATGGCTTGGAAGGAGATAGCAGAAAAAGTCAGTGCTGCAAGTGGTGGTGAACAGCGCACTGCATATGAAGTAAAGAAGAAATATACTGATTTAAAATGTTACCTGAAGAAAAGAGGGGAATGCTTGGATAGGATGGAAGCCATAATGACTGGCTGTAGTCCTACTTCACTACATGGTTTTAACCACAATGCTGTCAATGGTGAAACATCTTGTAAGTTTGAAGATTCATTATTGATTGATGAACCCAATAGACCTCTTTGTGTAGTTAAAGTAGAAGATGGTGATGATCAcgaagaagaagaagaggaggAACAGGGACTGCAAAATAAAGAG ATTAGGAATGTGGCAGAAGAACCCGGTGTGCTCGCAAGCCCGCTTCCTACTATTCGAACGCTTGAAGAGGTTGACAATTTTTCAGAGGCAGAGGGGTGTTCTTCAAGCTCCGATCAGCCTACAATGGAGAATTGCAATTCACATGCACTCTTCTTTATAGAGAAACAGCGGTTAGAGCTGGAGAAACAACGTGTGGCCCTAGAATCTGAAAGACTCCAGGTGGAGAAAGAGCGcttacaaattgaaaaagaaaagtTGCGTTATCTAGATATTGAAAATGAACGGCTGCAGCTGGAAAAGGAACGCTTGCAGCTGGAGAAAGAACGCTTGCACatcaagagagagaaattgaAGCTATTGACCCTGCAGGCCCAAAAGTTACCACAAGAGAAGGAATGTAACTTGCTGGCTGAAAAAACAAACTTAAAGTTGGTGGATATTGAAGCAGAAAAGTTGAAATTGGAAAGAGAACGTTTAcagttaaagaaagaaagactacAGTTTTTGAATATTGAGTCTGAAAAGCTCCAGATCGAGAAAGAACGACTGAAACTTGAACGG